A stretch of Desulfurivibrio alkaliphilus AHT 2 DNA encodes these proteins:
- a CDS encoding PhnD/SsuA/transferrin family substrate-binding protein, which yields MKLLTGRRSHLLPIMLFLLLLLLPGTGQPQTADERLTLGVLAYRPVPDTEQRWQPLVDYLNAAVADLRLDLKALNYDDLENAIAAGEIDFVLSNPAHYVLLAHRDNLSSPLATMINLVQDQPSRGFGGVILVPSQQRELQQVKDLAGRTVATVSRKSLGGFQMQAFELRQQGVNILRESRVLETGMPHDLAVDTMLRGEADAAFVRSGVMEGLIHEGRLDPEVVRVLNPLPRSEFPFVLSTRLYPEWPLVALAHVDEQAALKLVTAVLALPHGGEDARRAGIYGFTLPADYRPVEQLLRELRLPPFEQSPFFTLHDAWQRWTWLIVATVLSMLFLLLLSIGMLWARRQVARQQAHTMNLLRSLGEGVYGTDRTGRCTFINDTALEMLGFTHEEVIGADQHQLFHHHTPDGREYHVEDCPVYLTAMDGRVRRLEEWFFRKDGRGFPVELVVTPVREQGKITGTIAAFKDISQRRRAEEKLQRQSEELHRSNADLEQFAYAASHDLRQPLRMVQGYLQLLVRRLGSRLSSEEQEYIFYATDGARRMDEMIVGLLNFSRVGRKGDPMAPLNGRAPLDEALAFLALDIEKSGATMKVAGRWPQVVASGDELTRLFQNLLSNAIKYVPADRTPEVEVESSVVGDCWRVEIRDNGIGIDPSQQPRLFKVFSRLQSRKKFDGTGIGLALCRRIVECHGGSIGVESAGSDQGAVFWFELPLEPKLAEEPDPDPDHQGKYHE from the coding sequence CCTCAATTACGACGACCTGGAAAATGCCATCGCCGCCGGCGAGATCGACTTCGTACTCAGCAACCCGGCCCATTACGTGCTGCTGGCCCATCGGGACAACCTATCCTCGCCGCTGGCCACCATGATCAACCTGGTGCAAGACCAGCCATCCCGTGGTTTCGGTGGGGTGATTCTGGTGCCCTCCCAACAGCGGGAGCTGCAACAGGTCAAGGACCTGGCCGGCCGGACCGTGGCCACGGTTTCCCGCAAGTCCCTGGGAGGGTTTCAGATGCAGGCCTTTGAGTTGCGGCAGCAAGGGGTAAACATTTTGCGGGAGTCTCGAGTGCTGGAAACGGGCATGCCCCACGACCTGGCCGTTGACACCATGCTGCGGGGCGAGGCCGATGCCGCTTTCGTCCGCAGCGGGGTAATGGAGGGGTTGATCCACGAAGGGCGGCTGGACCCGGAGGTGGTCAGGGTACTTAATCCGTTGCCCCGTTCTGAGTTCCCTTTTGTGCTTTCCACCCGGCTGTATCCCGAATGGCCCCTGGTCGCCCTGGCCCATGTCGATGAACAGGCGGCCCTGAAACTGGTTACCGCCGTACTGGCTTTGCCCCATGGTGGCGAAGACGCTCGCCGGGCGGGGATTTACGGCTTTACCTTGCCGGCCGACTACCGGCCGGTGGAGCAACTGCTGCGCGAATTGCGCCTGCCGCCTTTCGAGCAGTCGCCTTTCTTTACCCTGCATGATGCCTGGCAACGCTGGACGTGGTTGATCGTGGCCACGGTACTGTCCATGCTGTTTTTGCTGCTGTTGTCCATCGGCATGCTCTGGGCCCGGCGGCAGGTGGCCAGGCAACAAGCCCACACCATGAACCTGCTTAGAAGCTTAGGGGAAGGGGTTTACGGCACCGACCGCACCGGCCGGTGCACCTTTATTAATGATACCGCCCTGGAGATGCTGGGCTTTACCCACGAAGAAGTTATCGGTGCCGACCAGCACCAGCTTTTTCACCACCACACCCCCGACGGCCGGGAGTACCATGTGGAGGATTGCCCGGTTTATCTTACCGCCATGGATGGCCGGGTGCGGCGCCTGGAAGAATGGTTTTTTCGCAAGGACGGCCGTGGTTTTCCGGTGGAACTGGTGGTTACCCCGGTGCGTGAGCAGGGAAAAATCACGGGGACCATCGCGGCTTTTAAAGATATCAGCCAGCGCCGCCGGGCCGAAGAAAAGCTGCAACGGCAAAGCGAGGAACTGCACCGCTCCAACGCCGACCTTGAGCAGTTTGCCTATGCCGCCTCCCACGACTTGCGGCAGCCCCTGCGGATGGTACAGGGTTATCTGCAACTGCTGGTGCGCCGCCTGGGTAGTCGTCTTTCATCGGAAGAGCAGGAGTATATCTTTTACGCCACCGATGGCGCCCGGCGTATGGACGAGATGATCGTAGGCCTGTTGAATTTTTCCCGGGTAGGGCGCAAAGGCGATCCCATGGCTCCCCTTAATGGCCGCGCTCCCTTGGATGAGGCCCTGGCTTTTCTGGCTCTGGATATCGAGAAAAGCGGTGCCACGATGAAAGTCGCCGGCCGGTGGCCGCAAGTGGTGGCCAGTGGCGATGAACTGACCCGGTTGTTCCAGAATTTGTTGAGCAACGCCATTAAATATGTCCCTGCCGACCGCACCCCTGAGGTGGAGGTGGAATCTTCGGTGGTCGGTGATTGTTGGCGGGTTGAGATCCGTGACAACGGGATCGGTATCGACCCGAGCCAGCAGCCCCGGTTGTTCAAGGTTTTTTCCCGTCTGCAAAGCCGAAAGAAATTTGATGGCACCGGCATCGGCCTGGCCCTTTGCCGCCGGATCGTCGAGTGCCACGGCGGCAGCATCGGGGTGGAGTCCGCCGGTTCCGACCAGGGGGCGGTATTCTGGTTTGAGTTGCCTCTGGAACCAAAACTTGCCGAAGAACCAGATCCTGATCCCGATCACCAGGGAAAATACCATGAATGA
- a CDS encoding sensor histidine kinase, with the protein MNEQVDQKSPGELSLPGLVDILGNINDAVWSFSWPELVMLFASPATERIYGRPPAAFIEQPDLWRTMMHPDDRHLADRIIEQLQAEGMADLEYRIVRQDETLGWVRDKRRLVYDDQQRPLRVDGSISDITTQKQAHEALRVLAESGNLQEQNVLAFLVGEIAASQGKRHVLIAEIPPGQPDLARTVAVCSDGKLVENFSYHLADTPCRNVVNQGVCFYPRNIRQLFPRDQLLQEMEVESYWGTPLFATTGETIGLLAIIDDRPMAEEPHNTALLKSFAVRAAAELERRHDELQRDLMISALSRSSQEMKRLAEVMAHHLQEPTRRLVTFAQRLRKSFSSDQESRESLTALDFIEYEAWRLRALVNDIQQYLSTEAQPPQAVASDVREVLAAEERRLAPRLAEINGRLEIGELPAAPLDVSRLQKLFSVLLDNAIGHATGHHPLLIRVSGESLPGLLRFKVEDNGPGIALEQRKKVFNLFEKLDSSQAGTGLGLAIARRIVDGQGGWIGIGESELGGTAVIIELPRRDGEG; encoded by the coding sequence ATGAATGAACAGGTCGATCAAAAGAGCCCCGGGGAACTGTCGTTGCCTGGGCTGGTGGATATTCTTGGCAATATCAACGATGCGGTCTGGTCTTTTTCCTGGCCCGAGCTGGTAATGTTATTTGCCAGTCCGGCCACGGAACGAATTTACGGTCGACCGCCGGCGGCTTTTATTGAGCAGCCCGATTTGTGGCGGACCATGATGCACCCCGACGACCGTCACCTGGCCGACCGGATCATCGAGCAGTTGCAGGCTGAGGGGATGGCCGACCTGGAGTACCGAATTGTCCGGCAAGATGAAACCCTGGGCTGGGTGCGCGACAAAAGGCGGCTGGTGTACGATGACCAACAGCGACCGCTGCGGGTGGATGGCAGTATTTCCGATATCACCACCCAAAAACAGGCCCATGAGGCTTTGCGGGTCCTGGCGGAAAGCGGCAACCTGCAGGAGCAAAACGTCTTGGCCTTTCTGGTCGGCGAAATAGCGGCATCCCAGGGCAAGCGCCATGTGCTGATTGCAGAAATCCCCCCAGGGCAGCCGGATCTTGCCCGGACGGTGGCGGTCTGCAGCGACGGCAAGCTGGTGGAAAACTTCAGTTATCATCTGGCCGACACCCCATGCCGCAACGTGGTCAACCAAGGGGTCTGCTTTTACCCCCGCAACATAAGGCAACTGTTCCCTCGGGATCAGTTGCTGCAGGAGATGGAAGTGGAAAGTTACTGGGGCACACCCCTCTTTGCCACCACCGGCGAAACCATCGGTTTACTGGCAATCATTGATGATCGCCCGATGGCCGAGGAACCCCATAACACTGCGTTGCTCAAAAGTTTTGCCGTGCGGGCGGCGGCGGAACTGGAGCGCCGCCACGATGAGCTGCAACGGGATCTGATGATCTCCGCCCTCAGCCGCTCCAGCCAGGAGATGAAGCGGCTGGCTGAGGTTATGGCCCACCATCTGCAGGAGCCAACCCGCCGCCTGGTGACCTTTGCCCAGCGGTTGCGCAAAAGTTTCAGCTCGGACCAGGAGAGTCGTGAAAGCCTGACCGCCCTGGACTTTATCGAGTATGAGGCCTGGCGACTCAGGGCACTGGTTAATGATATTCAGCAGTACCTGAGCACCGAAGCTCAACCGCCGCAGGCGGTGGCCAGCGATGTCCGGGAGGTGCTGGCAGCCGAAGAACGGCGGCTGGCACCCCGGCTGGCCGAAATCAACGGTCGGCTCGAGATCGGTGAACTGCCGGCGGCGCCACTTGATGTGTCGCGGCTGCAAAAACTGTTTTCCGTGTTGCTGGATAACGCCATTGGCCACGCCACCGGCCATCACCCCCTGTTGATCAGGGTCAGCGGTGAGAGCTTACCGGGGTTGCTGCGGTTTAAAGTGGAAGACAACGGTCCCGGAATTGCTCTTGAACAGCGGAAAAAGGTTTTTAATCTGTTTGAAAAACTGGACTCCTCGCAGGCTGGAACCGGCCTGGGGCTGGCCATCGCCCGA